From a single Streptomyces sp. NBC_01264 genomic region:
- a CDS encoding amino acid adenylation domain-containing protein gives MASHVPIERPVEPSFSAFRASAAQQRMYFLQQMEEGRPTYHMPVFYGLEGPVDETALRDCAQELIDRHEALRTRFVLRDGELWQHIDTGAVLAWSSATAAGDRGVEEWMAAEHHRPFDLEAGPLFRAALLHTPDGAVLALAMHHIVADGWSVGILARELLAAYARRADGPLSEPAEEGPEYQYADFSEWQEEWLRGETARRQLAHWEERLGGELPDAPLPRDGRPGSGAAPGAAALHSFDVPDPVLARMERLCRDTHSTPYMLMLAAFQIVLGRYTGTEDVLVGTPVAGRNRKEFQDTVGLFVNTLVIRADLSGNPAFRIHLERVRDTVLDAQDHQDLPFERVVDRIAPGRTGEDAPLFHVMFGLHDEDVMTDGLPGPKARMLEGPAGTAKFDLTFDVVRSGGATSCRLEYRADLFEADTIEQFGRHFARLLGAATEHPELPLASLPMLSGDERAGIGSPLTGDAPRPPRGILPQAPGELRCVHELFADHAARTPEAVALVHEGASLTYRELDTRANRLAHRLRALGVGPDTLVGLCLPRSADLVVGLLGILKAGGAYLPLDPDNPPERLRHIIGDARLAHVVGTTATRDLWDAPAHAADPDAADPHTPAPALHTVDLLADAPLLAAQPDTAPQTGVTPDHLAYVIYTSGSTGLPKGTLVPHSNVTRLFSATDHWFGFGPEDVWSLFHSIAFDFSVWELWGALAHGGRLVVVPYGTSRSPEEFHRLLRAERVTVLNQTPSAFYQLARVDEEHHRTAGAAGSGLSLRHVVFGGEALDVAALAGWFARHGDTAPRLVNMYGITETTVHVTYRPLTARDAEEGRGSVIGVPIPDLRLHLLDARGRTVPRGAVGELYVAGAGLARGYLRRPELTAERFPTVPADGTAGRVADAPAGLSAGERLYRTGDLARALPDGDLEYLGRIDHQVKLRGFRIELGEVEAALAAHPRVDAAVALVAPDPAGTDVLVGYLAVTGAEDGAGPTVEELRAHLEQRLPGYMIPGAFVTLPTFPLTANGKTDRRRLPAPGSVARTPTAAYEAPRGPIETALTEVFAQVLGHERVGALDNWFALGGDSIRSLQVLARIRERGLDLTVADLMRRQSARALAPVVTRPAPAPGGAAPYEPFALLTPEDRTALPGGLEDAYPMTRLQAGMLYHSDLPSAGGRVYHNVASYLVEAPFSEAAWRTTIDVLAARHEMLRTSFDPHGFTEPLQLVHRGARPEITFEDLYGLDPEAQDTAVAARYAAERDRPFAWDRPPLIRFHVQRLSDTRLRLFVAEHHAVLDGWSERSLLTELASCYTEALAARTPGDRPSPDAGPRSRFATFVALERAALTDLGQRAFWTGKAADAPATRLARPAATGGPTRMSWYLAPLPQGLHARLTTLAAECGVPLRTVLLAAHLRVMALLGGGDAVTTGVVHNGRAEETDGDKVVGAFLNTLPLSVEVTGTPWHGLVAHVAELEAELHAYRRFPLAEIQRLSGGGPLFETFFNYTHFHVEQDGPTGGTFTVLEETGEAGTDVAFGAEFSRSPDGSLLELGLRFDAAQFSEEQMESAHASYRAALRDLSEAPDRDCTAADLLPETEHRRYAEWNRTAVPYPRPHVLTRLIDEQIERTPDASAVRFEGAELTYRALGAGADRVCAVLRERGAGPGTFVGLLMERSLALPIVLLAVLRSGAAYVPLDPEHPAPRVRSLLAESGIGLVVTDGAWADRLEGSGVTVVRPQDTPRDAPAAPTATPSGAVDASGPGTGPGPADPAYMIFTSGSTGKPKGVVVSHRAIANRLLWMQDEYGLTPGERVLHKTPYTFDVSVWELFWPLLTGAILVLARPGGQRDPGYLAAVIHDEGVSTVHFVPSMLSVFLDEPEAVTRAAGLTRVVCSGEALPYEVQRRFFERLPGVELHNLYGPTEAAVDVTYWQCRPDGGDTVPIGRPIANMRTHVLDRRLAEVPLGVTGELFLEGVGLADGYHGRPDLTAERFIEHTGPDGVTCRLYRTGDLARHRPDGALEYAGRTDHQLKIRGFRVEPGEIEAVLAEHPGVRDCAVLPRGERLVGYFVPESAGPGTSAAPAPGDLAVHARERLPEYMVPSAWVSLETLPLTANGKLDRAALPAPDPADLRGGVEPTPPRDALESRLAGIWERLLAAGPVGVHDDFFESGGHSIDALRLIGRINQAFGERLGVSAVMEHPTVARQADLLRGRHAGAAADPVVRIRPEGTLDPLFLVHPIGGNVFCYRALAAELDPDRPVFGLTAPGLTAPDPVSGATVEELAAAHVEALRRIRPEGPYHLAGWSFGGLLAYEMAVRLRAAGQEVATLALLDTGYPEPAHVPADECDLLEWFHEDLARSAGFDPSDEGVSALHSELRGVTGTTARLAVLTEQVEREGFAPGLDPRDLARHYAVFRTGIRAAAAYEPPAAPCPVLFLQTRTGGRENAADRWAGRAAAGFTRHDVPTDHYGLMRPPHISRAAALLSTALATADHC, from the coding sequence TTGGCCAGTCACGTTCCGATCGAACGCCCTGTGGAGCCGTCGTTCAGCGCGTTCCGTGCATCGGCAGCCCAGCAGCGCATGTACTTCCTCCAGCAGATGGAGGAGGGCCGGCCGACTTACCACATGCCGGTCTTCTACGGCCTGGAAGGGCCCGTGGACGAGACCGCGCTCCGCGACTGCGCGCAGGAACTGATCGACCGGCACGAGGCGCTGCGCACCCGCTTCGTCCTGCGGGACGGCGAGTTGTGGCAGCACATAGACACCGGGGCCGTGCTCGCCTGGTCCTCGGCTACCGCGGCCGGGGACCGGGGCGTCGAGGAATGGATGGCCGCCGAACACCACCGGCCCTTCGACCTGGAGGCCGGACCGCTCTTCCGCGCGGCCCTGCTGCACACCCCCGACGGCGCCGTCCTCGCCCTCGCCATGCACCACATCGTCGCCGACGGCTGGTCCGTCGGGATCCTCGCCCGTGAACTCCTCGCCGCGTACGCCCGGCGCGCCGACGGTCCGCTGTCGGAGCCGGCCGAGGAGGGCCCGGAGTACCAGTACGCCGATTTCTCCGAATGGCAGGAGGAATGGCTCCGGGGCGAGACCGCCCGGCGCCAGCTCGCCCACTGGGAGGAGCGGTTGGGTGGCGAACTGCCCGACGCACCCCTGCCCCGGGACGGCCGCCCCGGGTCGGGAGCGGCGCCCGGCGCGGCGGCGCTGCACTCCTTCGACGTGCCGGACCCGGTGCTCGCCCGAATGGAGCGCCTGTGCCGCGACACGCACAGCACCCCCTACATGCTGATGCTGGCTGCCTTCCAGATCGTGCTGGGCCGGTACACGGGCACCGAGGACGTGCTCGTGGGGACGCCGGTGGCGGGCCGCAACCGCAAGGAGTTCCAGGACACGGTCGGCCTGTTCGTCAACACGCTGGTGATCCGCGCGGACCTGTCGGGCAACCCCGCGTTCCGGATCCACCTCGAACGCGTACGGGACACCGTGCTCGACGCCCAGGACCATCAGGACCTGCCCTTCGAGCGGGTCGTCGACCGGATCGCGCCGGGGCGTACGGGGGAGGACGCGCCGCTGTTCCACGTCATGTTCGGCCTGCACGACGAGGACGTCATGACCGACGGTCTGCCCGGACCGAAGGCCCGGATGCTCGAAGGGCCCGCCGGAACGGCCAAGTTCGACCTCACCTTCGACGTCGTACGCAGCGGCGGGGCGACGAGCTGCCGGCTGGAGTACCGCGCCGACCTCTTCGAGGCGGACACGATCGAGCAGTTCGGCCGGCACTTCGCCCGCCTACTTGGCGCCGCCACCGAACACCCCGAACTGCCGCTCGCCTCCCTGCCGATGCTGTCGGGCGACGAGCGCGCCGGCATCGGATCCCCGCTCACCGGCGATGCTCCGCGCCCGCCCCGCGGAATCCTCCCGCAGGCCCCGGGCGAACTCCGCTGTGTCCACGAGCTCTTCGCGGACCACGCCGCCCGCACCCCCGAGGCCGTCGCCCTCGTCCACGAGGGCGCATCCCTCACCTACCGCGAGCTCGACACCCGGGCCAACCGGCTCGCCCACCGGCTGCGCGCCCTCGGCGTGGGCCCCGACACCCTCGTCGGACTGTGCCTGCCCCGCTCCGCCGACCTCGTCGTCGGTCTGCTCGGCATCCTCAAGGCCGGCGGCGCCTATCTGCCGCTGGACCCCGACAACCCGCCCGAGCGGCTGCGCCACATCATCGGCGACGCACGCCTCGCGCACGTCGTCGGCACCACCGCCACCCGGGATCTGTGGGATGCCCCCGCGCACGCGGCAGACCCGGACGCCGCCGACCCCCACACCCCGGCCCCCGCCCTGCACACCGTCGACCTGCTCGCCGACGCCCCGCTCCTGGCCGCCCAACCGGACACCGCCCCGCAGACCGGTGTGACCCCGGACCATCTGGCCTACGTCATCTACACCTCCGGCTCCACCGGCCTGCCCAAGGGCACCCTCGTGCCCCACTCCAACGTCACCCGGCTGTTCTCCGCCACCGACCACTGGTTCGGCTTCGGTCCCGAGGACGTGTGGTCCCTCTTCCACTCCATCGCCTTCGACTTCTCCGTGTGGGAACTCTGGGGGGCCCTCGCCCACGGCGGCCGCCTCGTCGTGGTCCCGTACGGGACGAGCCGCTCGCCCGAGGAGTTCCACCGGCTGCTGCGCGCGGAACGCGTCACCGTGCTCAACCAGACCCCTTCCGCCTTCTACCAGTTGGCCCGCGTCGACGAGGAACACCACCGCACGGCCGGTGCGGCCGGGTCCGGACTGAGCCTGCGGCACGTCGTCTTCGGCGGGGAGGCCCTCGACGTCGCGGCCCTCGCCGGCTGGTTCGCCCGGCACGGCGACACCGCACCCCGCCTGGTCAACATGTACGGCATCACCGAGACCACGGTGCACGTCACCTACCGGCCGCTGACCGCCCGCGACGCCGAGGAGGGCCGCGGCAGCGTCATCGGCGTGCCCATCCCCGACCTGCGTCTGCACCTGCTCGACGCCCGCGGCCGGACCGTCCCGCGCGGAGCCGTCGGGGAGCTGTACGTCGCCGGCGCGGGCCTGGCCCGCGGCTACCTGCGGCGGCCCGAACTCACCGCCGAGCGCTTCCCCACCGTGCCCGCCGACGGTACGGCCGGCCGCGTGGCCGACGCCCCAGCCGGGCTCTCGGCCGGCGAGCGGCTGTACCGCACCGGCGACCTGGCGCGCGCCCTGCCCGACGGGGACCTCGAGTACCTGGGCCGCATCGACCACCAGGTCAAACTGCGCGGCTTCCGGATAGAACTCGGCGAGGTGGAGGCGGCCCTGGCCGCCCACCCCCGCGTCGACGCCGCGGTCGCACTCGTCGCACCGGATCCCGCGGGGACCGACGTCCTCGTCGGCTACCTCGCCGTGACCGGGGCCGAGGACGGCGCCGGTCCCACCGTGGAGGAGCTGCGCGCCCACCTCGAGCAGCGACTGCCCGGCTACATGATCCCCGGCGCGTTCGTCACCCTGCCCACCTTCCCGCTGACCGCCAACGGCAAGACCGACCGACGCCGCCTGCCCGCCCCCGGCTCGGTCGCCCGGACCCCCACGGCAGCCTACGAAGCACCCCGCGGGCCGATCGAGACCGCGCTCACCGAGGTCTTCGCGCAGGTCCTCGGGCACGAACGGGTGGGAGCCCTCGACAACTGGTTCGCCCTCGGCGGGGACTCCATCCGCTCCCTCCAGGTGCTCGCCAGGATCCGGGAACGCGGCCTCGACCTCACCGTCGCCGACCTCATGCGCCGCCAGTCGGCCCGTGCGCTCGCCCCCGTCGTGACCCGGCCGGCGCCGGCGCCCGGCGGCGCAGCCCCGTACGAGCCGTTCGCGCTGCTCACCCCCGAGGACCGCACCGCCCTGCCCGGGGGGCTGGAGGACGCCTACCCGATGACCCGGCTCCAGGCCGGCATGCTCTACCACAGCGACCTGCCGTCGGCCGGCGGGCGCGTCTACCACAACGTGGCCTCCTACCTGGTCGAGGCGCCCTTCTCCGAAGCCGCCTGGCGGACCACCATCGACGTCCTCGCCGCCCGGCACGAGATGTTGCGCACCTCCTTCGACCCGCACGGATTCACCGAACCCCTCCAGCTCGTGCACCGCGGCGCCCGCCCCGAGATCACCTTCGAGGACCTGTACGGCCTCGACCCCGAGGCGCAGGACACCGCCGTCGCCGCCCGCTACGCCGCCGAGCGCGACCGGCCCTTCGCCTGGGACCGCCCCCCGCTCATCCGCTTCCACGTACAGCGGCTCTCGGACACCCGGCTCCGCCTGTTCGTCGCCGAGCACCACGCCGTCCTCGACGGCTGGAGCGAACGCTCGCTCCTGACCGAACTGGCCTCCTGCTACACCGAGGCGCTCGCCGCCCGCACCCCCGGGGACCGCCCCTCCCCGGACGCGGGCCCCCGCTCCCGGTTCGCCACCTTCGTCGCCCTCGAACGGGCCGCCCTGACGGACCTCGGGCAGCGCGCGTTCTGGACCGGCAAGGCCGCCGACGCCCCCGCGACCCGGCTGGCGCGCCCGGCGGCGACCGGCGGACCCACCCGCATGTCCTGGTACCTCGCGCCGCTCCCGCAGGGGCTGCACGCCCGGCTGACCACCCTGGCCGCCGAGTGCGGCGTACCGCTGCGCACGGTCCTGCTCGCCGCCCACCTGCGGGTCATGGCCCTGCTGGGCGGCGGCGACGCGGTCACCACCGGAGTGGTCCACAACGGGCGGGCCGAGGAGACCGACGGCGACAAGGTAGTCGGCGCCTTCTTGAACACCCTGCCGCTGAGCGTCGAGGTCACCGGGACGCCCTGGCACGGTCTCGTCGCGCACGTCGCCGAGCTGGAGGCCGAACTGCACGCGTACCGGCGCTTCCCGCTCGCCGAGATCCAGCGCCTGTCCGGGGGCGGCCCGCTCTTCGAGACCTTCTTCAACTACACCCACTTCCACGTGGAGCAGGACGGTCCCACCGGTGGGACCTTCACCGTGCTGGAGGAGACCGGGGAGGCCGGCACCGACGTCGCCTTCGGCGCCGAGTTCTCCCGCAGCCCCGACGGCTCCCTGCTCGAACTCGGCCTGCGCTTCGACGCCGCCCAGTTCTCCGAGGAACAGATGGAAAGCGCGCACGCCTCCTACCGGGCCGCCCTGCGCGACCTGTCCGAGGCCCCGGACCGCGACTGCACGGCCGCCGACCTGCTCCCGGAGACCGAGCACCGCCGCTACGCCGAGTGGAACCGGACCGCCGTCCCCTACCCGCGGCCGCACGTCCTGACCCGGCTGATCGATGAGCAGATCGAGCGGACGCCCGACGCCTCAGCCGTCCGCTTCGAGGGTGCCGAACTGACCTACCGCGCCCTCGGCGCCGGGGCCGACCGGGTGTGCGCGGTCCTGCGCGAACGGGGCGCAGGCCCCGGTACCTTCGTCGGCCTGCTGATGGAACGCTCCCTCGCCCTGCCCATCGTCCTGCTCGCCGTCCTGAGGTCCGGCGCCGCCTACGTCCCGCTCGACCCGGAGCACCCGGCGCCGCGCGTGCGGTCCCTGCTCGCCGAATCGGGCATCGGCCTGGTCGTCACCGACGGAGCGTGGGCGGACCGGCTGGAGGGCTCCGGGGTCACCGTCGTACGGCCTCAGGACACCCCTCGGGACGCCCCGGCCGCCCCGACGGCCACCCCGAGCGGCGCCGTGGACGCCTCCGGTCCCGGCACGGGCCCCGGCCCCGCCGACCCGGCGTACATGATCTTCACCTCGGGATCCACCGGCAAGCCCAAGGGCGTCGTGGTCTCCCACCGCGCCATCGCCAACCGGCTGCTGTGGATGCAGGACGAGTACGGCCTGACACCGGGGGAGCGGGTGCTCCACAAGACGCCGTACACCTTCGACGTCTCCGTGTGGGAGCTCTTCTGGCCGCTGCTCACCGGCGCCATCCTGGTCCTCGCCCGCCCGGGCGGCCAGCGCGACCCCGGCTACCTCGCGGCAGTGATCCACGACGAGGGCGTCAGCACGGTGCACTTCGTCCCGTCGATGCTCAGCGTCTTCCTCGACGAACCCGAGGCCGTTACCAGGGCGGCGGGCCTCACCCGGGTGGTGTGCAGCGGCGAGGCCCTCCCGTACGAGGTGCAGCGCAGGTTCTTCGAGCGGCTGCCCGGCGTGGAACTGCACAATCTCTACGGGCCCACCGAGGCGGCCGTGGACGTCACGTACTGGCAGTGCCGGCCCGACGGCGGCGACACCGTGCCCATCGGCCGGCCCATCGCCAACATGCGCACCCACGTCCTCGACCGGCGCCTCGCCGAGGTCCCCCTCGGCGTCACCGGAGAGCTCTTCCTCGAAGGCGTCGGCCTCGCCGACGGCTACCACGGCCGACCGGACCTGACGGCCGAGCGCTTCATCGAGCACACCGGCCCCGACGGCGTCACCTGCCGCCTCTACCGGACCGGCGACCTGGCCCGGCACCGCCCCGACGGAGCCCTGGAGTACGCGGGCCGCACCGACCACCAGCTCAAGATCCGCGGCTTCCGCGTCGAGCCGGGGGAGATCGAAGCGGTCCTCGCCGAACACCCCGGCGTCCGCGACTGCGCCGTCCTGCCCCGCGGCGAACGCCTCGTCGGCTACTTCGTCCCCGAATCGGCCGGCCCGGGCACCAGCGCCGCACCCGCCCCCGGTGACCTGGCCGTCCACGCCCGCGAACGGCTCCCCGAGTACATGGTCCCGTCCGCCTGGGTGTCCCTGGAGACCCTCCCGCTGACCGCCAACGGCAAACTGGACCGCGCCGCCCTGCCCGCCCCGGACCCCGCCGACCTGCGCGGCGGGGTGGAGCCGACTCCGCCCCGCGACGCACTCGAATCCCGCCTCGCCGGGATCTGGGAGCGGCTCCTGGCCGCCGGCCCGGTCGGCGTCCACGACGACTTCTTCGAGTCCGGCGGGCACTCCATCGACGCCCTGCGCCTGATCGGCCGGATCAACCAGGCCTTCGGCGAACGGCTCGGCGTCTCGGCCGTCATGGAACACCCGACCGTCGCCCGGCAGGCCGACCTGCTGCGCGGCCGCCACGCCGGGGCGGCAGCCGACCCGGTGGTCCGCATCCGGCCCGAGGGCACGCTCGACCCGCTCTTCCTCGTGCACCCGATCGGCGGAAACGTCTTCTGCTACCGGGCCCTGGCCGCCGAACTGGACCCCGACCGACCGGTGTTCGGCCTGACGGCGCCCGGGCTCACCGCCCCCGACCCGGTGTCCGGGGCCACCGTCGAGGAGCTGGCCGCGGCCCACGTGGAAGCCCTGCGCCGGATCCGGCCCGAAGGCCCCTACCATCTGGCCGGCTGGTCCTTCGGCGGGCTCCTCGCCTACGAAATGGCCGTCCGGCTGCGGGCCGCGGGGCAGGAGGTGGCGACCCTCGCCCTGCTGGACACCGGCTACCCGGAGCCCGCCCACGTCCCCGCGGACGAGTGCGACCTGCTGGAGTGGTTCCACGAGGACCTGGCCCGCTCCGCCGGCTTCGACCCGTCCGACGAGGGCGTGTCGGCCCTGCACAGCGAGCTGCGGGGCGTCACCGGCACCACGGCCCGCCTCGCCGTCCTCACCGAACAGGTGGAACGCGAGGGCTTCGCTCCCGGACTGGACCCGCGGGACCTCGCCCGGCACTACGCGGTGTTCCGTACGGGGATCCGCGCCGCCGCCGCGTACGAACCGCCGGCCGCCCCCTGCCCGGTCCTGTTCCTCCAGACCCGCACCGGGGGCCGCGAAAACGCCGCAGACCGGTGGGCCGGGCGGGCCGCGGCCGGCTTCACCCGCCACGACGTCCCCACCGACCACTACGGGCTGATGCGGCCGCCGCACATCAGCCGGGCCGCCGCCCTGCTGAGCACCGCCCTCGCCACGGCCGACCACTGCTGA
- a CDS encoding RHS repeat-associated core domain-containing protein — MGSAGDATAAAAGPELLGGGYRAFDPQLTRFHAPDNLSPFGAGGLNAYAYCAGDPVNLSDPEGH, encoded by the coding sequence ATGGGATCCGCCGGCGACGCCACGGCAGCGGCCGCGGGCCCCGAGCTCCTGGGAGGCGGCTACCGGGCCTTCGATCCTCAGCTCACCCGGTTCCACGCCCCCGACAACCTTTCCCCGTTCGGCGCGGGCGGCCTCAACGCCTACGCGTACTGCGCAGGCGACCCCGTCAACCTCTCCGACCCTGAAGGGCACTGA
- a CDS encoding sensor histidine kinase, whose translation MRWSPVKQPRSPRIPSLIRSELAGEAAVTFVDTTTAGPNPGRLVAAWAAWMNERGEGNRPVRGIGETAWRQARNPAHLAELRYHEWLLNRAFARSSTWSMLCPYDDADQDPDALAAMSRCHPLIRRDGKHAPNEDYLAGEDYTFEALAGPRDPSFELSYTHGDLATIRSKVSRSASDAGVPEDQLGQLSVAVTEIATNSIRHGGGHGTLRTWSQDATFLCEFRDAGYISDIMAGRIRPTPKQIGGRGLWLAHQLCDLVEIRSTRDQGTVIRLHMDTGR comes from the coding sequence GTGAGGTGGTCTCCGGTCAAGCAACCGCGATCCCCGCGTATCCCGTCCCTGATTCGGAGCGAGCTCGCGGGCGAGGCTGCCGTCACCTTCGTCGACACGACGACGGCCGGACCCAACCCCGGTCGGCTCGTCGCCGCCTGGGCGGCCTGGATGAACGAGCGCGGCGAGGGCAACCGCCCCGTACGGGGCATCGGCGAGACCGCCTGGCGCCAGGCACGCAACCCTGCGCACCTCGCGGAGCTGCGCTACCACGAATGGCTCCTGAACCGGGCTTTCGCGCGCAGCTCCACCTGGTCGATGCTGTGCCCCTACGACGACGCCGACCAGGACCCGGACGCCCTGGCCGCCATGTCCCGCTGCCACCCGCTGATCCGCCGCGACGGGAAGCACGCGCCCAACGAGGACTACCTCGCCGGCGAGGACTACACCTTCGAGGCCCTGGCCGGCCCCCGCGACCCGTCCTTTGAGCTTAGCTACACGCACGGCGACCTTGCCACGATCCGCTCGAAGGTCTCCCGGAGCGCGTCCGACGCGGGCGTGCCCGAGGACCAGCTGGGTCAGCTTTCCGTTGCCGTCACGGAGATCGCGACGAACAGCATCCGGCACGGCGGCGGCCACGGAACCCTGCGCACATGGTCACAGGACGCGACGTTCCTGTGCGAGTTCCGGGACGCCGGCTACATCTCGGACATCATGGCCGGCCGTATCCGGCCCACCCCCAAACAGATCGGTGGCCGCGGGCTCTGGCTGGCCCACCAGCTCTGCGACCTCGTAGAGATCCGCTCCACCCGCGACCAGGGGACCGTGATCCGCCTCCACATGGACACAGGGCGGTAG
- a CDS encoding ATP-binding protein, which yields MTTTSPDRTPLSSLNAVAGARQTAQAFLEALEHPAIAPDCADSVVLVVSELVTNALRHGGGTYTLRRTAHPGSIEVAVDDPSAEPPRMRIPDLRGGIGGFGWHMVNDLALATVITPRPEGGKTVLAPLPR from the coding sequence ATGACCACGACGAGCCCCGACCGCACCCCCCTTAGCTCCCTGAACGCCGTCGCTGGAGCACGCCAGACCGCGCAGGCCTTCCTGGAGGCCCTGGAGCACCCGGCGATCGCTCCGGACTGCGCCGACAGCGTGGTCCTGGTCGTCTCCGAGCTGGTGACCAACGCCCTGCGTCACGGCGGTGGCACCTACACCCTGCGTCGGACCGCCCACCCCGGCAGCATCGAGGTCGCCGTCGACGATCCCAGCGCCGAACCGCCGCGAATGCGAATCCCCGACCTAAGGGGCGGGATCGGTGGATTCGGCTGGCACATGGTCAACGACCTCGCCCTCGCCACCGTGATCACACCCAGACCCGAAGGCGGCAAGACCGTACTCGCGCCCCTCCCCCGCTAG
- a CDS encoding transposase, with protein sequence MKNYPPEFKADAVALYESRPEATITSVAADLGINPETLRNWVRAAGASRPRGRRTQEPAQPPAPLEAENAALRKKVRELEEEREILRKAAKYFAGETRW encoded by the coding sequence ATGAAGAACTACCCGCCGGAGTTCAAGGCGGACGCGGTCGCGCTGTACGAGTCGCGGCCGGAGGCGACGATAACGTCGGTCGCCGCCGATCTGGGGATCAACCCGGAGACGCTGCGGAACTGGGTCCGGGCGGCCGGAGCGAGTCGGCCCCGCGGACGCCGGACGCAGGAACCGGCCCAGCCGCCGGCCCCGCTGGAGGCAGAGAACGCAGCTCTGCGGAAGAAGGTCCGTGAGCTGGAAGAGGAACGCGAGATCCTGCGGAAAGCGGCGAAGTATTTCGCCGGGGAGACGCGCTGGTGA